From Styela clava chromosome 6, kaStyClav1.hap1.2, whole genome shotgun sequence, one genomic window encodes:
- the LOC120331072 gene encoding beta-1,4-galactosyltransferase 1-like isoform X3, translated as MQPVETKNENFLLTKRELLFAAIVLAALLLMLSGTFFTNSQAVKSYIEGYKTNGSIRINFFTNYSSNYFTRNITSVSSTNETISSTNEGLEVTTNVTGYTCSRSPPNLLGRLNYNNASDINPPSLDEIYRNNLRLEAGGRYTPLDCRAQYKVAIIIPLRGRETQLRSLLNHMHLIWQRQQLDYTVYTIWQSGENLFNRAKLMNIGFSEASKVRKTGERVHLFGGVSMLTSKQLNDINGCSNAYWGWGAEDNDLYVRLWSKGYEVQRDLYNKSCVFHMIKHTREKSNEKQDGRFALYYKSLSRMGKDGLNSLKYGVLSIKREPLYTNITVDIGAPSQIFKLFMSKKIPNIRSQRCNRTIPSILEEWGPKIL; from the exons ATGCAGCCAGTAGAAacgaaaaatgaaaattttctctTAACAAAACGGGAATTACTATTCGCAGCAATTGTCTTGGCAGCACTCTTATTAATGCTATCCGGGACCTTTTTTACAAACTCTCAGGCAGTAAAATCGTACATTGAAGGATATAAAACGAATGGAAGTATAAGGAttaattttttcacaaactATAGTTCAAATTATTTCACTCGAAACATAACTTCCGTTTCAAGTACGAATGAAACAATATCCTCCACAAATGAGGGTTTGGAGGTTACAACAAATGTGACTGGTTACACTTGTTCTCGAAGTCCACCCAACTTGTTGGGACGATTAAATTACAATAACGCATCGGACATAAATCCACCTAGTTTGGACGAAATATATAGAAATAATTTACGACTTGAAGCAGGAGGACGATACACTCCATTAGACTGTCGTGCGCAATATAAGGTGGCAATTATAATACCTTTGCGTGGAAGGGAAACGCAACTCAGAAGTTTGCTGAATCATATGCATCTTATATGGCAACGCCAACAACTGGACTACACAGTTTACACAATATGGCAAAGTGGAGAAAACTTATTCAATCGTGCCAAACTTATGAATATTGGATTTTCAGAAGCGAGTAAAG tcaGGAAAACGGGAGAGCGTGTACATTTATTTGGAGGAGTTTCTATGTTAACATCTAAACAACTCAATGACATAAATGGATGCTCGAATGCATATTGGGGTTGGGGCGCAGAAGATAACGATCTGTATGTACGTTTATGGAGCAAAG GGTATGAGGTTCAAAGAGATTTATATAACAAGTCATGTGTTTTCCACATGATTAAACATACGAGAGAAAAATCAAATGAGAAGCAAGACGGAAGATTTGCTCTGTACTACAAGTCTCTTTCACGAATGGGTAAAGATGGACTAAATAGTTTAAA GTACGGAGTTTTGTCAATAAAACGAGAACCATTATATACAAACATAACTGTAGACATCGGTGCACCATCACAGATTTTCAAACTATTCATGtcgaaaaaaataccaaatattcGGAGTCAAAGATGCAATCGTACTATTCCGTCTATTCTTGAAGAATGGGGTCCAAAAATTTTATAG
- the LOC120331072 gene encoding beta-1,4-galactosyltransferase 2-like isoform X2: MQPVETKNENFLLTKRELLFAAIVLAALLLMLSGTFFTNSQAVKSYIEGYKTNGSIRINFFTNYSSNYFTRNITSVSSTNETISSTNEGLEVTTNVTGYTCSRSPPNLLGRLNYNNASDINPPSLDEIYRNNLRLEAGGRYTPLDCRAQYKVAIIIPLRGRETQLRSLLNHMHLIWQRQQLDYTVYTIWQSGENLFNRAKLMNIGFSEASKERKYDCYVFHDVDLLLMDDRCLYWCPEEDNPRSISIYIDKFNFKPVSYGSICAPEPCKKTGERVHLFGGVSMLTSKQLNDINGCSNAYWGWGAEDNDLYVRLWSKGYEVQRDLYNKSCVFHMIKHTREKSNEKQDGRFALYYKSLSRMGKDGLNSLKYGVLSIKREPLYTNITVDIGAPSQIFKLFMSKKIPNIRSQRCNRTIPSILEEWGPKIL; the protein is encoded by the exons ATGCAGCCAGTAGAAacgaaaaatgaaaattttctctTAACAAAACGGGAATTACTATTCGCAGCAATTGTCTTGGCAGCACTCTTATTAATGCTATCCGGGACCTTTTTTACAAACTCTCAGGCAGTAAAATCGTACATTGAAGGATATAAAACGAATGGAAGTATAAGGAttaattttttcacaaactATAGTTCAAATTATTTCACTCGAAACATAACTTCCGTTTCAAGTACGAATGAAACAATATCCTCCACAAATGAGGGTTTGGAGGTTACAACAAATGTGACTGGTTACACTTGTTCTCGAAGTCCACCCAACTTGTTGGGACGATTAAATTACAATAACGCATCGGACATAAATCCACCTAGTTTGGACGAAATATATAGAAATAATTTACGACTTGAAGCAGGAGGACGATACACTCCATTAGACTGTCGTGCGCAATATAAGGTGGCAATTATAATACCTTTGCGTGGAAGGGAAACGCAACTCAGAAGTTTGCTGAATCATATGCATCTTATATGGCAACGCCAACAACTGGACTACACAGTTTACACAATATGGCAAAGTGGAGAAAACTTATTCAATCGTGCCAAACTTATGAATATTGGATTTTCAGAAGCGAGTAAAG AAAGAAAGTATGACTGCTATGTTTTTCACGACGTTGATTTACTCCTTATGGACGATCGATGTCTTTATTGGTGTCCGGAAGAAGATAATCCTCGATCGATTTCTATTTACATTGACAAGTTCAATTTCAAGCCGGTATCATATGGCTCCATATGTGCCCCTGAACCATGTAA GAAAACGGGAGAGCGTGTACATTTATTTGGAGGAGTTTCTATGTTAACATCTAAACAACTCAATGACATAAATGGATGCTCGAATGCATATTGGGGTTGGGGCGCAGAAGATAACGATCTGTATGTACGTTTATGGAGCAAAG GGTATGAGGTTCAAAGAGATTTATATAACAAGTCATGTGTTTTCCACATGATTAAACATACGAGAGAAAAATCAAATGAGAAGCAAGACGGAAGATTTGCTCTGTACTACAAGTCTCTTTCACGAATGGGTAAAGATGGACTAAATAGTTTAAA GTACGGAGTTTTGTCAATAAAACGAGAACCATTATATACAAACATAACTGTAGACATCGGTGCACCATCACAGATTTTCAAACTATTCATGtcgaaaaaaataccaaatattcGGAGTCAAAGATGCAATCGTACTATTCCGTCTATTCTTGAAGAATGGGGTCCAAAAATTTTATAG
- the LOC120331072 gene encoding beta-1,4-galactosyltransferase 2-like isoform X1 encodes MQPVETKNENFLLTKRELLFAAIVLAALLLMLSGTFFTNSQAVKSYIEGYKTNGSIRINFFTNYSSNYFTRNITSVSSTNETISSTNEGLEVTTNVTGYTCSRSPPNLLGRLNYNNASDINPPSLDEIYRNNLRLEAGGRYTPLDCRAQYKVAIIIPLRGRETQLRSLLNHMHLIWQRQQLDYTVYTIWQSGENLFNRAKLMNIGFSEASKERKYDCYVFHDVDLLLMDDRCLYWCPEEDNPRSISIYIDKFNFKPVSYGSICAPEPFRKTGERVHLFGGVSMLTSKQLNDINGCSNAYWGWGAEDNDLYVRLWSKGYEVQRDLYNKSCVFHMIKHTREKSNEKQDGRFALYYKSLSRMGKDGLNSLKYGVLSIKREPLYTNITVDIGAPSQIFKLFMSKKIPNIRSQRCNRTIPSILEEWGPKIL; translated from the exons ATGCAGCCAGTAGAAacgaaaaatgaaaattttctctTAACAAAACGGGAATTACTATTCGCAGCAATTGTCTTGGCAGCACTCTTATTAATGCTATCCGGGACCTTTTTTACAAACTCTCAGGCAGTAAAATCGTACATTGAAGGATATAAAACGAATGGAAGTATAAGGAttaattttttcacaaactATAGTTCAAATTATTTCACTCGAAACATAACTTCCGTTTCAAGTACGAATGAAACAATATCCTCCACAAATGAGGGTTTGGAGGTTACAACAAATGTGACTGGTTACACTTGTTCTCGAAGTCCACCCAACTTGTTGGGACGATTAAATTACAATAACGCATCGGACATAAATCCACCTAGTTTGGACGAAATATATAGAAATAATTTACGACTTGAAGCAGGAGGACGATACACTCCATTAGACTGTCGTGCGCAATATAAGGTGGCAATTATAATACCTTTGCGTGGAAGGGAAACGCAACTCAGAAGTTTGCTGAATCATATGCATCTTATATGGCAACGCCAACAACTGGACTACACAGTTTACACAATATGGCAAAGTGGAGAAAACTTATTCAATCGTGCCAAACTTATGAATATTGGATTTTCAGAAGCGAGTAAAG AAAGAAAGTATGACTGCTATGTTTTTCACGACGTTGATTTACTCCTTATGGACGATCGATGTCTTTATTGGTGTCCGGAAGAAGATAATCCTCGATCGATTTCTATTTACATTGACAAGTTCAATTTCAAGCCGGTATCATATGGCTCCATATGTGCCCCTGAACCAT tcaGGAAAACGGGAGAGCGTGTACATTTATTTGGAGGAGTTTCTATGTTAACATCTAAACAACTCAATGACATAAATGGATGCTCGAATGCATATTGGGGTTGGGGCGCAGAAGATAACGATCTGTATGTACGTTTATGGAGCAAAG GGTATGAGGTTCAAAGAGATTTATATAACAAGTCATGTGTTTTCCACATGATTAAACATACGAGAGAAAAATCAAATGAGAAGCAAGACGGAAGATTTGCTCTGTACTACAAGTCTCTTTCACGAATGGGTAAAGATGGACTAAATAGTTTAAA GTACGGAGTTTTGTCAATAAAACGAGAACCATTATATACAAACATAACTGTAGACATCGGTGCACCATCACAGATTTTCAAACTATTCATGtcgaaaaaaataccaaatattcGGAGTCAAAGATGCAATCGTACTATTCCGTCTATTCTTGAAGAATGGGGTCCAAAAATTTTATAG